The following is a genomic window from bacterium.
AGTTTCTGGCGGAGGGCACGGCGCTGGCCCGCGATCTCATCAACACCCCCAGCAACGAGAAGCGCCCGCCCGATCTGGCGGCCCGGATCCGGCGGATGGCCCGCAAGGAGGGGCTGCGGTGCACCGTTCTGGACGAGGGCCGGATCCGCCAGTTCAAGATGGGCGCTCTCCTCGCCGTGGCGCGCGGCAGCTCGGCCCCCTGCCGGGTGGTGGTGCTGGAGTACCGCCCCCGCGGGGCGAAGGGCGCTCCGATCGCGTTCGTGGGCAAGGGGGTAACCTTTGACACGGGCGGCGTTTCCATCAAGCCGAGCAGCGGCATGGAGCTCATGACGACGGACATGAGCGGGGCGGCGGCCGTCGTCGGCGCCATGATTTCGGTCGCCCGGCTCAAGCCGCGCACGCCCGTGGTGGGGGTGGTGGGCCTGGCCGAGAACATGGTTTCCGGCGATGCGACCCGGCCCGGGGACATCGTGCGCGCCATGAGCGGGACCACAATCGAGATCCACAACACCGACGCCGAGGGCCGGCTTCTTCTCGCGGACGTGCTCCACTACTGCCGGACGAAGTACAAGCCCCAGTGCATGATCGATCTGGCGACGCTGACGGGAGCGTGCGTGGTGGCGCTGGGGGACAAGGTGACCGGGATGTACGGCACCCACGACGAGCTGCTGCGCCGGGTGCGCGAGAAGGGCGAGGCGACCGGCGATGTGGTGTGGCACCTGCCCCTCTTTCCGCATTTCGGCGAGATGATGAAGGGCAAGATTGCGGACTTGTGCAACATCTCCGGCGTGCGCTGGGGCGGGGCGAACACGGCCGCCGCCTTCCTGCAGCACTTCGCCGGGGAGACGCCCTGGATCCACCTCGACATCGCGGGGCCCTCGCACACGGCCCAGGATGAGCCCTACCGCCCGGCCGGCGGGACGGGGGTCGGCGTCCGCCTGCTGGCCGAGCTGGCGCTGGACTGGAAAAAACTCCCCAAGCAGAAGGGAAAGGCGTTCGGCTGCTGAGGCGGGGCGGGCGTCAGTTTTTTCCCGGGGGGCTTTTCACGAAATCGTCCACCGCGTTTCCGAGCTCGGTCAGGGAGAAGGGCTTCGATACCAGGCGATCGATGTCATCGGTATTCTCTTCGAGCTCTTTTTCGCTCTCCGCCCATCCCGTGATCAGGATGACGGGCGTTCCGCGCTTCGCGGTCTTGGCCATCCGGGCCACTTCCATCCCGGAGGTTCCCTCCATCCCCAGATCGGTGATCACCAGATCGAACGGATACTCCTCAAGACAGCCGAGGGCTTCGGTGCCCGAGCCCACGGCGATCACGGCGTAGCCCCGCATCTCCAGCATCTCCGTGAGCAGCTCGCGGATGTCCTTTTCATCGTCCACGAGGAGGATGAGGGGGTGGCCGCTCTTTCTTTCCGCGGCTTC
Proteins encoded in this region:
- a CDS encoding response regulator — translated: MTPITPTQGTDYEAAERKSGHPLILLVDDEKDIRELLTEMLEMRGYAVIAVGSGTEALGCLEEYPFDLVITDLGMEGTSGMEVARMAKTAKRGTPVILITGWAESEKELEENTDDIDRLVSKPFSLTELGNAVDDFVKSPPGKN
- a CDS encoding leucyl aminopeptidase, whose amino-acid sequence is LRRRKAFDGEKGQVTCIPVPGGARAIKAQLVVLAGMGKAEELDAEALRQAAGLGSRRAREEGASSLSLSPGKEAIGRLGGERAAKAAAEAAALALYRMDKYKTEKGNGKGVQRAVICGGRAPLAALRRGMRTGQFLAEGTALARDLINTPSNEKRPPDLAARIRRMARKEGLRCTVLDEGRIRQFKMGALLAVARGSSAPCRVVVLEYRPRGAKGAPIAFVGKGVTFDTGGVSIKPSSGMELMTTDMSGAAAVVGAMISVARLKPRTPVVGVVGLAENMVSGDATRPGDIVRAMSGTTIEIHNTDAEGRLLLADVLHYCRTKYKPQCMIDLATLTGACVVALGDKVTGMYGTHDELLRRVREKGEATGDVVWHLPLFPHFGEMMKGKIADLCNISGVRWGGANTAAAFLQHFAGETPWIHLDIAGPSHTAQDEPYRPAGGTGVGVRLLAELALDWKKLPKQKGKAFGC